One stretch of Armatimonadota bacterium DNA includes these proteins:
- a CDS encoding Na+/H+ antiporter subunit E gives MRRLVGLVCLAAVFAYEVMAANLAMAALILNPRRRNRPGFVRFPLRVRSPAAITALANAITMTPGTMTVDVAPDRSALVVHVFDLEDPQAVVQRIRGRLERWVAEVFE, from the coding sequence GTGAGGAGGCTTGTGGGGTTGGTCTGCCTCGCGGCGGTGTTCGCGTACGAGGTGATGGCCGCGAACCTCGCCATGGCCGCCCTCATCCTCAACCCCAGGCGTCGGAACCGGCCCGGGTTCGTCCGGTTCCCCCTGCGGGTGCGGAGCCCCGCGGCCATCACGGCCCTCGCGAACGCGATTACCATGACCCCGGGGACCATGACCGTAGATGTGGCCCCGGACCGCAGCGCGCTCGTGGTGCACGTCTTCGATTTAGAGGATCCCCAGGCCGTGGTGCAGCGGATCCGCGGGCGGCTGGAGCGCTGGGTGGCGGAGGTGTTCGAGTGA
- a CDS encoding monovalent cation/H+ antiporter complex subunit F, translating to MIVAAATLAIALLVGALGCCVARLVLGPTFPDRIVASDTLVLVVMNLVLTLGVLWRTRDYADVPVLLAALGFVGTVAAAQFIRRGGPLA from the coding sequence GTGATCGTGGCCGCGGCCACCCTGGCCATCGCGCTCCTAGTAGGAGCCCTGGGCTGCTGCGTGGCGCGGCTGGTGCTGGGGCCGACTTTTCCCGACCGCATCGTGGCCTCGGATACCCTGGTCCTGGTGGTGATGAACCTGGTGCTGACCCTGGGGGTGCTGTGGCGGACCCGGGACTATGCGGACGTGCCCGTGCTGCTGGCGGCCTTGGGGTTCGTGGGAACCGTGGCCGCGGCCCAGTTCATCCGGCGGGGAGGTCCCCTTGCGTGA